The sequence AGACGGGAGTCGCTATCAACGGTCCGACATCCGGCAGAATTGAGGATATCTGTGAAGCATTCGGCTGCACCGCATTCCGGGCTGAAGTGGGTGAGGCCAATGTGGTCAACCTTGCAGGAAAGCAGAGAGCTGCCGGCTGGCAGATCCGCATTCTGGGTGAAGGGTCAAACGGTGGTAACATCACATGGCCTGCCGCAGTAAGAGACCCCCTCAACACCCTGGGTGCTCTGCTTAAACTTCTTGTACTGAGAACCACTCCTGATAAGCCCGGACTCTTTGAAATATGGTGTCATCTCTCAGGTCAGTCCGATAAATATCGCAGTGACTTTGATCTGCAGGATATTATTGAGTCACTCCCTGCTTATACAACAACCAGTGCCTTTGAACCAAGAGCCATTATGAAAATTACGGGTATGGATCAAGCTTTGCTGAAGAAAAACTATGAAGCGGTTTTTGCACAGGAATGGGAGAGCCGGAAGGATGAGCTCTTTGAGCGCTTCGGTATTGTAAGCTGGGAAGAGTGGAACCAGGAGGGAATCTCATCTGTACAGGGTGTGGGTGCTGAGTTCCGCAGTGGAGCTGAAAAAGGGGGACTTACCATTCGTTTCCTTGATTCGGAGGCTGCTGTCTGCGGGTTCATCTGGATGAGAGGAAGTGGTACTGAACCTGTATTCCGTGTTCTGGCCGACTGGAAGGGAGATAATCCCGAGGCTGAGGCCTATTTTCTGGACTGGCATAAACAGATGATCGCCGGGGCAGATAAGGATTTGATTTGAATTATATAAATGCAGATATAAAAACAATACTCTTTGATGTAGATAATACTCTCTATGATGTTCGCTGCGGTGTGGAGGACGAAATGGTCCGGCGCATCACAAAACTGGTTTCCCAGAGGCTCGGGGTCAGTGAAGAAGAGGCTGTCAGACAGCGTAAGGCATCTTTCTCTCAGTACGGTACATCTCTAAGATGGCTTCAGGTCTGTCATGGGCTGACTGATGTGGATTCTTATATGGAAATAGTCCATCCAGAAGATCTGAAATCCTTTATCCCGGCAAATCCTGAACTCAGAAAGATGTTGGAATCTATACCCTGCCGCCTTGAAATCCTGACTAACGGTCCTGAATTTCATGCCCGCCGTGTACTGAGTACTTTGGGTATCAATGACCTTTTCCCTCATATGTATGCCTTGGAGTGGCTCGGATTCAAGGGGAAACCCTATGCTTCAGCCTATGAGAAGGTTCTGGCTCATATGGATGAGTCAGCAGAATCTGTTTTGTTTCTGGATGACAAGGAACAAAACCTTGAGGCATTTGCCCGTCTTGGGGGAAATGCCATATTGGTCGGCCCGGA comes from Oceanispirochaeta sp. M1 and encodes:
- a CDS encoding HAD-IA family hydrolase; its protein translation is MNYINADIKTILFDVDNTLYDVRCGVEDEMVRRITKLVSQRLGVSEEEAVRQRKASFSQYGTSLRWLQVCHGLTDVDSYMEIVHPEDLKSFIPANPELRKMLESIPCRLEILTNGPEFHARRVLSTLGINDLFPHMYALEWLGFKGKPYASAYEKVLAHMDESAESVLFLDDKEQNLEAFARLGGNAILVGPDKGSGKFPWIRDILDLKDMLPACCGEAQEAIK